The Quercus lobata isolate SW786 chromosome 9, ValleyOak3.0 Primary Assembly, whole genome shotgun sequence region ATAGAAAAGTTGTAAAcatgaatataaagaaaaagactaaaaattgaaaagtggaaaaaaaaaaaaatacacacacacacacacaatgtaTTACAACATcgtaaaaaaaaatctaacacaaaccataaaataaggagagagagagagagagagagaggattgatTGTTGAATTTAAGGCAATTAAGATTTAATGGTGAAGCCATTAATAGGAgaaacattagcaatttgtttgGTGGGAAgatgatgtgtttttttttttttttttgagaagaggaagataatgagttgagagagagatatagataagaagtgggctttatggtggagataAGGAGATGATAagtcaaaaagagagagagaaagagagaggattGATTGTTGAATTTAAGGCAATTGAGATTTAATGGTGAAGTCATTAATAGGAgaaacattagcaatttgtttggtgggaagatgatttttttttttttttttttgagaagaggaaGATGAGGAGTTATGAGAGAGATATAGATCAGAAGTGGGTCTTATGGTAGAGATAGGGGtgggatttattttatattttttagtatttttaaattgttggacaaatacaaaaaattataatgtaaATGACATGGCTGTTGACGTAGCTTAACATGAGCGTAGCAATATTAAATTCtacacttcagcttttagtattatatagattatatagaTAAATAGTGCGATTTTCGTCAAGGCCCACTATACTTGCACCTTGCATTTTGCTTTATCGCATGGCACTGGACGCATATTTTAGTCTGTACTATAAGACCACGAAGTACTGCTTTGCCAACTATATATAGTTTATACATAACGTTGTTAATATGCCTTCAGGTCTTACTAGCTTCTAAACAAAATGAGTGCAAGGAAGCTAACTTGTGCATTTATAACTTTGACTGTGGTTCTGTTATGTCAAAGTGTGCGTTCTCAGCTTCAAGTAGGCTTTTATAGAAATTTATGTAACTTAGCTGAAACCATAGTTAAAGAGGAGGTAAGAAAAGGCATCAGTAGGGACGAGGGAGTGGCTGCTGGTCTTGTGAGACTACACTTCCATGACTGCTTTGTTAGAGTAAGCAAATGTGCTAATACAGCTAATCACttgttttcctctctctctctctctctctctctctctcaccaatCACAgcatacttttatttttattttttgatgattcgaTAGTTGAGGAGGGAGATTTGAACATTAGACGCTTTTGTTGGAAACACTAAGATGTGTTAATTGAGTTATAAGGCTCTTGGACACTCCATTTTAAGTATAGTAACTTAGTAAGCATGTTCATTTCCAATCAATGACAATTAGAGCTTAATTTGATCCATGAGTGACCCTCAATATTTAAAGTGAAGTGGAGAGAGTTAAggtacacaatatttttcacattgtTGATATGGTTTATTGTTGATTGGTACATAATAATCAGTGATAAACCCAAATGAAAGTGATGTTATTCCAATTACAACAAACCGTGTCAGCAATTGCAAAAAATGTTGTTCCTAAAAGTACTTTAAGATTTAATTTCTTGTATATAATGCTATGGggacaataattaaaattttaaattatgttacACTAGATACATCTCTATAtctaatatttaattttaatcatGAAATGAAATAAACGTGAGATTagatatatttgtaaaatttaattggaaccAAGAAACGTGGAATGGATCAAAGAGGCTAGTAACCATTCGAGCTAAATTGATAATTGTTCATGTACAGTTCAAACCATCTATGGGGTATaaagaatcaaattttaatCCATCAAAATAAAGAACTTTTGGTGGGTAACATAGAGGAGCTGAGTAGTACCTAGCAGGTGATGGTGCCAATTTATATTCTCAAATGTGTTGGGTCAAATATTGAGCAATTTGACAAGAGTAACTAACATGTATAACTTTCAGGGTTGTGATGCATCAGTACTCATTGACTCCACTCCAGGAAACTCAGCAGAGCAAGATTCTCCAGCAAATGATCCCAGTCTACGGGGGTTTGAAGTCATCGATAGAGCCAAGGCTAGACTTGAAGCCATATGTAAGGGTGTTGTTTCCTGTGCGGATATAGTCGCATTTGCAGCCAGGGATAGCATAATGATAGTAAGAGATACCTAACCTGCTTACACTGTTGAAACATTTTAGGCgaatttttcttatttcttcatGCAGGCTGGAGGGTTTGGCTATGAGGTTCCTGCTGGAAGAAGAGATGGCAGAATTTCTCTAGTTAATGAGACATTTACTAACTTACCTCCCCCTAAATTGAATGTTGACCAACTCACTCAAGCCTTTGCAAAGAAGGGTTTCACACAAGAAGAAATGGTCACCCTTACTGGTAAGAACTTCACACTACTATCTTGTAAAACTATCCAAATCCATTTACCACCAACTCAATAGTCAATATTATTGAGAAATTTTGAAGAAACTACTAAATAACATAAAGACTAAAGTTAGGGACACTAAATTTTACTGTAGAACTGACGA contains the following coding sequences:
- the LOC115962280 gene encoding peroxidase 5-like isoform X1, whose amino-acid sequence is MSARKLTCAFITLTVVLLCQSVRSQLQVGFYRNLCNLAETIVKEEVRKGISRDEGVAAGLVRLHFHDCFVRGCDASVLIDSTPGNSAEQDSPANDPSLRGFEVIDRAKARLEAICKGVVSCADIVAFAARDSIMIAGGFGYEVPAGRRDGRISLVNETFTNLPPPKLNVDQLTQAFAKKGFTQEEMVTLTGAHTIGRSHCTSFTERLYNFNGTTSQDPSLDSTYATQLKQRCPQGSKNPNLVVPMNTDCPSFRDAGYYKNVLANRGLFTSDQTLMTNAATAIQVNQNARNPNLWRSKFAAAMLKMNQLDVLTGDAGEIRSNCRVKNS